The following are encoded in a window of Dictyostelium discoideum AX4 chromosome 6 chromosome, whole genome shotgun sequence genomic DNA:
- a CDS encoding mitochondrial substrate carrier family protein has translation MDISNSSGNKINTTTTTNNNNNNNNNNNSNNTSNKINIDSINNNINRQKEILRAQQKQQRDNMKSLKKQQEHETMFDFILQWGSLACSKLLFFPIEFPIHALTTFIQSQPTPQQPLSPNSLIQNFGVGVSPSNIQLSSSPSPSLLPPQQPIHSFTYNIATSSFVENLPTPVSTSLINLLRHKGIHIYDGGMVYIVHNMITILINFIQRSFNNFQTNLKNNHKHGKSRLSKNSIQLISGSLSLLKYALTLPLDVIMTRLIVHKFYRSNNTRNNLNDCTFSGVCKNEGIRALYTGWEVIVLKSLLEQVYTKLDNILKNKNKKNQYPQNQQYQQYQNNNNNNNNNNNNNQQQQQESEKSPLQITLMGVKILLDYILTVVKVRLNIRNIGLFKTIKNIISRQGIRGLFSGLNTYFLLFPLWMISILVANIIFLKVKGTLDKSIIPIPPNSSQSPKSSNISSSPSTYDGEDTADSGLCLIGDISSQLVKDDSDNDNDIIENNNIDSNQHTSEEEEEEEEEESEIQRIEQLKEIQEQEGKQEQQQEQEQEQEQEQEQEQEQVQEQQQQQQQQQQQQQQQQQQQQQQQQQQQQQQQQQEQQQEEIQKEVQEKQDD, from the exons atggatATATCAAATAGTAGTGGGAATAAAAtcaatactactactactactaataataataataataataataataataataatagtaataatacatcaaataaaattaatatagatagtataaataataatataaatagacAAAAAGAGATTTTAAGAgcacaacaaaaacaacaaagaGATAATATGAAGAGTTTAAAGAAACAACAAGAGCATGAAACAATGTTTGATTTCATTTTACAATGGGGATCATTAGCATgtagtaaattattatttttcccTATAGAATTTCCAATTCATGCATTAACAACCTTTATACAATCACAACcaacaccacaacaaccattatcaccaaattctttaatacaAAACtttggtgttggtgtatcaccatcaaatatacaattatcatcatcaccatcaccatcattattaccacctCAACAACCAATACATTCATTCACATATAATATAGCAACCTCTTCATTTGTAGAGAATTTACCAACACCAGTATCAACATCATTAATCAATCTTTTAAGACATAAAGGAATTCATATCTATGATGGTGGTATGGTTTACATTGTACATAATATGATCaccattttaataaatttcataCAAAGATCCTTTAATAACTTTCaaaccaatttaaaaaataatcataaaCATGGCAAATCTCGTTTATCAAAGAATTCCATTCAATTGATTAGTGGCTCGCTCTCTTTACTTAAATATGCCCTAACATTACCTTTGGATGTAATTATGACTCGTCTCATCGTTCATAAATTTTATAGATCTAATAATACtcgtaataatttaaatgattgcACTTTTAGTGGTGTTTGTAAAAATGAAGGAATTAGAGCTTTATATACT GGTTGGGAagttattgttttaaaatcattattagaaCAGGTTTATACTAAATTagataatatattaaaaaataaaaataagaaaaatcaatatccacaaaatcaacaatatcaacaatatcaaaataataataataataataataataataataataataatcaacaacaacaacaagaatcTGAAAAGTCACCACTTCAAATTACATTAATGGgtgttaaaattttattagattatattttaacag ttgTAAAAGTTAGATTAAATATTAGAAATATaggtttatttaaaacaattaaaaatataattagtAGACAGGGTATTAGAGGATTATTTAGTGGTTTAAAtacttattttttattattcccATTATGGATGATTTCAATTTTAGTTGCAAATATAATATTCTTAAAAGTAAAAGGTACTCTAGATAAAAGTATAATACCAATTCCACCAAATTCTTCACAATCTCCAAAATCTTCAAATATTTCTTCATCACCTTCTACCTATGATGGTGAAGATACTGCTGATTCTGGTCTTTGTTTAATTGGTGATATCTCTTCTCAATTAGTAAAGGATGACTCTGATAATGATAACGAtatcattgaaaataataatattgatagtaACCAACATACATCagaggaagaagaggaagaagaggaagaagagaGTGAGATTCAAAGaattgaacaattaaaagagaTTCAAGAACAAGAGGGAAAACAAGagcaacaacaagaacaagaacaagaacaagaacaagaacaagaacaagaacaagaacaagtacaagaacaacaacaacaacaacaacaacaacaacaacaacaacaacaacaacaacaacaacaacaacaacaacaacaacaacaacaacaacaacaacaacaacaagaacaacaacaagaagaaattcaaaaagaaGTACAAGAAAAACAAGATGATTGA
- the eIF3s12 gene encoding eukaryotic translation initiation factor 3, subunit 12 produces the protein MENDQDQQQQQQQSQQQQPQQEEQEQVDVDLSSLQGQERIEYINTLIADSYNIAIAKKLEEFLDIQINENTYLFQANSTLLKLYQFNPTHLNKDSIAKMLAKALMNFPCNDFLFLSYMIPSIIQKEEPLLKLFILNNFLETCKFKEAWTHINSHSFFSEIPSFIDNIRNFISGVLSITYQNISITMLGELLNLSDRTQLVDYIQSKQPTWKISDSTVSLQSDNSKQKKADTFTFDQLSRILPTFIK, from the exons ATGGAGAATGATcaagatcaacaacaacaacaacaacaaagccaacaacaacaaccacaacaagaGGAACAAGAACAAGTCGATGTTGATTTAAGTTCACTCCAAGGTCAAGAAAGAATTGAATATATCAATACATTAATTGCCGATAGTTATAATATTGCAATTGCAAAAAAACTTGAAGAATTTTTAGATATTCAAATCAACGAAAATACATATTTATTCCAAGCAAATTCAACACTCCTTAAATTATATCAATTTAACCCAACCCACTTAAACAAAGATTCAATCGCCAAGATGTTAGCAAAGGCATTAATGAATTTCCCATGCAACGACTTTTTATTCCTCTCCTATATGATTCCATCGATCATTCAAAAGGAGGAACCATTGTTAAAACTCTTTATCCTCAACAACTTTTTAGAGActtgtaaatttaaagaagCTTGGACCCATATCAATAGTCATTCATTCTTTTCAGAGATCCCAAGTTTCATCGACAACATTAGAAACTTTATCTCTGGTGTACTCTCTATCACTtatcaaaatatttcaatCACCATGTTGGGtgaacttttaaatttatctgATCGTACTCAACTCGTCGATTATATTCAATCAAAACAACCAACTTGGAAAATCTCTGATTCAACTGTTTCTTTACAATCTGATAAttcaaaacaaaagaaaGCTGATACTTTTACTTTTGATC aacTCTCAAGAATCCTTCcaacttttattaaataa